The Nitrogeniibacter aestuarii genome has a window encoding:
- the rfbG gene encoding CDP-glucose 4,6-dehydratase, whose amino-acid sequence MEVLVSTSAYQGRRIMVTGHTGFKGSWLTRWLTHLGARVSGLALPPASHPALFIEASLEHTLAHHIADVRDASAVQQIFASSRPELVFHLAAQSLVRASYEDPIGTYATNVMGTAHVLDAAQRCGAQGVVVVTSDKCYAPPPGAAGYREGDALGGDDPYSSSKACAELVTASWRASFRDTGAPRIASARAGNVVGGGDWAADRLVPDLVRAALSGAETRIRQPHAIRPWQHVLEPLAGYLNLGARLLAGDTTAERAWNFGPAAADMTSVAHVADALCERLGGVWVSDTQPHPHEAGVLRLDSSDARSLLGWQPRCSLPDTLDLVADWYRRHHDGESAQVLMDENIAAYAALLEPAE is encoded by the coding sequence ATGGAAGTGCTGGTAAGCACGTCGGCCTATCAAGGCCGCCGGATCATGGTGACGGGCCACACCGGCTTCAAAGGCAGTTGGCTCACCCGCTGGCTGACGCACCTGGGCGCCCGGGTGTCGGGCCTCGCATTGCCGCCGGCATCACACCCTGCCCTGTTCATCGAGGCCTCACTCGAGCACACACTGGCCCACCACATCGCCGATGTCCGCGATGCCTCGGCGGTACAGCAGATTTTCGCGTCGAGCCGACCTGAACTGGTCTTTCATCTGGCCGCCCAATCCCTCGTACGGGCAAGCTATGAAGACCCCATCGGCACCTACGCAACCAATGTCATGGGCACGGCCCATGTGCTCGATGCGGCCCAGCGATGCGGCGCTCAGGGCGTCGTGGTCGTCACCAGCGACAAATGCTACGCCCCCCCGCCGGGCGCCGCGGGCTACCGCGAGGGCGACGCGCTGGGCGGTGACGACCCTTACAGCAGCTCCAAGGCATGTGCTGAACTTGTCACTGCGAGCTGGCGTGCGAGCTTTCGCGACACGGGCGCACCACGCATTGCCAGCGCGCGCGCCGGAAACGTCGTCGGGGGTGGAGACTGGGCCGCCGACCGCCTCGTGCCGGATCTGGTCCGGGCAGCATTGAGCGGCGCCGAGACCCGGATTCGCCAGCCGCACGCCATTCGTCCCTGGCAGCACGTCCTCGAACCACTCGCCGGCTACCTGAACCTGGGGGCCCGGCTGCTGGCCGGCGATACCACGGCAGAGCGCGCCTGGAACTTCGGTCCGGCCGCCGCCGACATGACCTCGGTCGCCCATGTCGCGGACGCCCTGTGCGAACGCCTCGGTGGCGTATGGGTCAGCGATACGCAGCCCCATCCGCACGAAGCGGGCGTGCTTCGCCTCGACAGCTCCGATGCCCGATCCCTGCTCGGCTGGCAACCGCGCTGCTCGCTGCCCGACACGCTCGATCTCGTGGCTGACTGGTACCGGCGTCACCATGATGGCGAATCGGCGCAGGTGCTCATGGATGAGAATATCGCCGCCTACGCTGCGTTGCTGGAGCCCGCCGAATGA
- the rfbF gene encoding glucose-1-phosphate cytidylyltransferase, with amino-acid sequence MKAVILAGGIGTRLTEETHLKPKPMVEVGGRPLLWHLMKIFTAHGITDFIICLGYKGYVIKEYFANYFLHTSDVTFDMRNNRMEVHEQHAEPWRVTLVDTGEHTMTGGRLARVKRFVADDDAFFFTYGDGLADIDLTALWRFHETHDQLATVTAVTPKGRFGALELEGDCVTHFVEKPLEQTNTINGGFFVLSPKVIDTIDGDKTAWESTPLERLVERGELNAFRHHGFWQPMDTLREKLLLENLWDSGQAPWKCW; translated from the coding sequence ATGAAGGCCGTCATTCTTGCAGGTGGCATCGGCACCCGGCTGACCGAGGAAACACACCTCAAACCCAAACCCATGGTGGAAGTGGGCGGCCGCCCGCTCCTGTGGCACCTGATGAAAATCTTCACCGCTCACGGAATCACGGATTTCATCATCTGTCTGGGCTACAAGGGCTACGTCATCAAGGAGTACTTCGCCAACTATTTTCTCCACACCTCCGACGTCACGTTCGACATGCGCAACAACCGCATGGAGGTGCATGAGCAGCACGCCGAGCCCTGGCGGGTGACCCTCGTCGACACTGGCGAACACACCATGACCGGCGGCCGTCTGGCGCGCGTCAAACGTTTTGTCGCCGATGACGACGCCTTTTTCTTCACCTACGGTGACGGTCTGGCGGATATTGATCTGACCGCCCTGTGGCGTTTTCACGAGACGCACGACCAGCTGGCCACCGTCACGGCCGTCACCCCCAAAGGCCGCTTCGGGGCGCTCGAGCTCGAAGGCGACTGCGTGACTCATTTCGTCGAGAAGCCCCTGGAGCAGACCAACACCATCAACGGGGGCTTTTTCGTCCTCTCACCCAAGGTCATCGACACCATCGACGGCGACAAGACCGCCTGGGAGAGCACCCCGCTGGAGCGTCTCGTCGAGCGCGGCGAACTCAACGCATTTCGCCACCATGGTTTCTGGCAGCCCATGGACACCCTGCGCGAGAAGCTCCTGCTCGAAAATCTGTGGGACAGCGGACAGGCGCCATGGAAGTGCTGGTAA
- a CDS encoding GGDEF domain-containing protein, translating into MERVPPTPDNYRALYHRISGTKDDDCFPAQAFKRIISQLPSGSPPQLKFVRQFEQAVVQRSWPPIARALIELSTATDSGNLAWSSLLQQLIEQLDRRHANLTQARKRESLAHVLKSTGGDASVLHTRLGGLVRSWSSNSEADDAQLVPDTPASETQASAAAEKPETTALVGSPSDQQTLNAIALATLAPELGAELELLMHRGVRSFLSDLPALADAVDTVGKRLAANPSRTDLPELQASLEELALKLEWAGEDQASVRESLTALLQLVVQNISALVIDDRWLSGQLAVLHQAFSQPLDIRSLDEVERRLRDVIDQQGKLKQELSNAQSRLKQMLAGFIDRLADMSDSAGTFHDTLEQCAGEIEQAEDISQLSDVVENLLRETRAAQESAKRSSEDLQSLRDQVDLANAEIAKLQNELHHTSEMVRHDPLTGALNRKGLDEALKREIARAQRRSSSLCIGLLDVDNFKKINDNHGHHAGDAALLHLTEVVKENLRPQDSLGRFGGEEFVVILPDTDAEDAVKAMHRLQRALTNKYFLTGGQKLLITFSAGVARLEDDEPAEAAIDRADKAMYRAKKAGKNRVMMA; encoded by the coding sequence ATGGAGCGTGTGCCACCCACGCCGGACAACTACCGGGCGCTGTATCACCGTATTTCGGGCACCAAGGATGACGACTGTTTTCCGGCCCAGGCATTCAAACGCATCATCAGCCAACTCCCGTCCGGTTCGCCCCCCCAACTCAAGTTTGTGCGCCAGTTCGAACAGGCGGTTGTCCAACGCAGCTGGCCCCCGATCGCACGTGCGCTCATCGAGTTATCGACGGCAACCGATAGCGGCAATCTGGCGTGGAGCTCGCTGCTGCAACAACTGATCGAGCAACTCGACCGCCGGCACGCCAACCTGACACAAGCCCGCAAGCGCGAGTCGCTGGCGCATGTACTCAAATCGACCGGCGGTGATGCCTCCGTGCTCCACACCCGGCTCGGCGGACTGGTGAGAAGCTGGTCAAGCAATTCCGAAGCCGATGATGCACAACTGGTGCCGGACACCCCCGCCAGCGAAACACAGGCCAGTGCAGCGGCTGAGAAGCCAGAAACCACAGCATTGGTCGGCAGCCCCTCGGATCAGCAGACCCTCAATGCAATTGCACTGGCGACACTCGCGCCTGAACTGGGGGCGGAACTCGAGCTGCTGATGCACCGCGGCGTACGCTCGTTCCTGAGCGATCTGCCCGCCCTTGCCGACGCGGTCGACACCGTTGGCAAGCGTCTCGCAGCCAACCCGAGCCGGACCGACCTGCCCGAACTCCAGGCCAGCCTGGAAGAGCTGGCCCTGAAACTGGAATGGGCAGGCGAAGACCAGGCCTCGGTGCGCGAGTCGCTCACCGCCCTGCTTCAGCTCGTGGTCCAGAACATCAGCGCGCTGGTGATCGACGACCGCTGGCTCAGCGGTCAGCTGGCCGTGCTGCACCAGGCCTTCAGCCAACCGCTCGACATCCGCAGCCTCGATGAAGTCGAACGCCGCCTGCGCGACGTCATCGACCAGCAAGGCAAGCTCAAGCAGGAACTGTCAAACGCACAGTCCCGCCTCAAACAAATGCTCGCCGGCTTCATCGACCGGTTGGCGGACATGAGCGACTCGGCCGGCACCTTCCACGACACGCTGGAGCAGTGCGCCGGCGAGATCGAGCAGGCAGAAGACATCAGCCAGCTGTCCGATGTGGTTGAAAACCTGCTTCGCGAGACGCGTGCGGCACAAGAGTCGGCCAAGCGCTCGAGTGAAGACCTGCAGTCCTTGCGCGACCAGGTGGATCTGGCCAACGCCGAGATTGCCAAACTGCAGAACGAACTGCATCACACCAGCGAGATGGTGCGCCACGACCCGCTCACCGGCGCCCTCAACCGCAAAGGGCTGGACGAAGCGCTCAAACGCGAGATTGCCCGGGCACAGCGCCGGTCAAGCAGCCTGTGCATCGGCCTGCTGGATGTGGACAATTTCAAGAAGATCAACGACAACCACGGTCACCATGCGGGCGACGCCGCCCTGCTTCACCTGACCGAAGTGGTCAAGGAAAACCTTCGCCCGCAGGACAGCCTCGGCCGCTTCGGTGGCGAGGAATTCGTCGTCATCCTGCCCGACACGGATGCCGAGGATGCCGTCAAGGCCATGCATCGCCTGCAACGCGCGCTGACCAACAAGTACTTCCTGACCGGCGGCCAGAAGCTGCTCATCACCTTCAGCGCCGGGGTGGCGCGACTGGAAGACGATGAACCCGCCGAAGCCGCCATTGATCGCGCCGACAAGGCCATGTACCGCGCCAAGAAAGCGGGCAAGAACCGGGTGATGATGGCCTGA
- a CDS encoding response regulator translates to MTKRIRVMIADDHAIVRQGLRQILSDTEDMEVAGEACNGVEALHLSREGEWDVVLMDVSMPDRNGIDALKLIKKEHPRLPVLILSMYPEDQYAIRALKAGAAGYLTKQSAPDLLVTAIRQVASGKKYVSPELAMELAEAISEDTDRPLHEKLSDREYQTLCMIASGKTLTQIAEELNLSVKTVSVYRARLLEKMRLRNNAELTHYGLKYGLVD, encoded by the coding sequence ATGACCAAGCGCATCCGCGTCATGATTGCCGACGACCACGCCATTGTGCGTCAGGGTCTGAGGCAGATTCTGTCGGACACCGAGGACATGGAGGTCGCGGGCGAGGCCTGTAACGGCGTGGAGGCCCTTCATCTAAGCCGCGAGGGCGAGTGGGACGTGGTGCTCATGGACGTCTCCATGCCCGACCGCAACGGCATCGACGCCCTCAAACTGATCAAGAAAGAACATCCACGCCTGCCCGTTCTGATCCTGAGTATGTACCCCGAAGACCAGTACGCCATTCGTGCCCTCAAGGCCGGGGCTGCCGGTTACCTCACCAAGCAGAGCGCGCCTGATTTGCTGGTGACGGCCATCCGCCAGGTCGCCAGTGGCAAGAAGTATGTCAGCCCCGAACTGGCCATGGAGCTGGCTGAAGCCATCAGCGAGGACACCGATCGCCCCTTGCATGAAAAGCTCTCTGATCGGGAATACCAGACCCTGTGCATGATCGCCTCGGGCAAGACCCTGACCCAGATTGCCGAAGAACTCAATCTGAGTGTCAAGACGGTGAGCGTCTATCGCGCACGCCTGCTCGAAAAGATGCGCCTGCGCAACAACGCCGAGCTGACGCACTACGGCCTCAAGTACGGCCTCGTCGACTGA
- a CDS encoding HAD family hydrolase has product MSRFSTYIFDLDGTLIDSAPAILASFRQAFEQTGTAPVRPIGSDIIGPPLKETLELLSGTTDPGTIERLSDAFKSAYDGGGLKATTAYEGVDRMLHDLRAAGKSLHIATNKRLHPTRAILDMFGWRDLFDSVYALDMTEPRLPSKAAMIERQLSELSLQATETAYVGDRAEDGESADANALAFFAATWGYGALTPDELSPGWTLLPDPDAKVLLSA; this is encoded by the coding sequence ATGTCCCGTTTCTCCACGTACATCTTCGACCTCGACGGCACGCTCATCGACTCGGCCCCGGCCATTCTGGCCAGCTTTCGTCAGGCCTTCGAACAGACCGGCACCGCACCGGTCCGCCCCATCGGATCGGACATCATCGGCCCCCCGCTCAAGGAAACACTGGAACTGCTCAGCGGCACCACCGACCCCGGAACGATCGAGCGCCTCAGCGACGCGTTCAAATCGGCCTACGACGGCGGCGGCCTGAAGGCGACGACAGCCTACGAAGGCGTTGACCGGATGCTCCACGACCTCAGGGCCGCCGGAAAATCGCTGCACATCGCCACCAACAAGCGCCTGCACCCGACCCGGGCGATTCTCGACATGTTCGGCTGGCGCGACCTGTTCGACTCCGTCTATGCGCTCGACATGACCGAACCGCGCCTGCCCAGCAAGGCGGCCATGATCGAACGTCAGTTGAGCGAACTGTCACTTCAGGCCACTGAGACCGCCTACGTGGGCGACCGGGCCGAGGACGGCGAATCCGCCGACGCCAACGCGCTGGCCTTCTTCGCTGCCACCTGGGGATACGGTGCCCTCACGCCGGATGAGCTCTCCCCCGGCTGGACCTTGCTGCCTGATCCGGACGCCAAGGTGCTGCTGAGCGCTTGA